A stretch of Myxocyprinus asiaticus isolate MX2 ecotype Aquarium Trade chromosome 42, UBuf_Myxa_2, whole genome shotgun sequence DNA encodes these proteins:
- the LOC127432723 gene encoding ribosomal oxygenase 2-like, giving the protein MVLFLFKLENCLHWRTLYIYIRFKEHLRLTVESSQHNPDEATQLVVFVLHSLKNKRETHMMESSDDDDEDESSQFQGLRFPLTHLAALKQLLHLERVAVLQLQQDADKLGLPLGLWTEGLLRNIKSTNALRRTFRAALHFQLIPLCVCVCVCVCVCQGQQPVTL; this is encoded by the exons atggttttgtttctttttaagcTGGAAAACTGCCTTCACTGGAggacactgtatatatatattcggtTTAAAGAGCATCTTCGACTAACGGTGGAGTCCAGTCAGCACAACCCG GATGAAGCCACACAGCTGGTCGTGTTTGTATTACATTCTTTAAAGAACAAAAGAGAAACGCACATGATGGAATcatctgatgatgatgatgaagatgagtctTCACAG TTTCAGGGTCTGCGGTTTCCTTTGACACATCTGGCGGCACTAAAGCAGCTGCTGCATTTGGAGCGCGTCGCTGTTCTGCAGCTGCAGCAAGATGCAGATAAACTGGGTCTGCCGCTGGGACTCTGGACAGAAGGACTGCTGCGAAACATCAAAAGCACTAATGCACTCAGACGAACTTTCAGAGCTGCTTTACACTTTCAGCTGatccctctgtgtgtgtgtgtgtgtgtgtgtgtgtgtgtgtgtcaggggcAACAGCCTGTTACACTCTGA